Proteins encoded within one genomic window of Microbacterium sp. zg-B185:
- a CDS encoding TfoX/Sxy family protein, producing the protein MPTQVDRRDLLNRIKQLLPAESVREVSMFGAVAVMVEDTMLVAVNKDGSLLVRIDPADDATLLQRSEATRAEMGAGRSMGIGWIRVDGAAAADEAILSLWVQHARRRPA; encoded by the coding sequence ATGCCGACGCAGGTTGACCGGCGTGACCTGTTGAACAGGATCAAGCAGCTGCTGCCCGCCGAGTCCGTGCGCGAGGTCTCCATGTTCGGGGCCGTCGCCGTCATGGTCGAGGACACCATGCTCGTCGCCGTCAACAAAGACGGCAGTCTGCTCGTGCGCATCGACCCCGCGGACGACGCGACGCTGCTTCAGCGATCGGAGGCCACACGGGCGGAGATGGGTGCGGGCAGGTCCATGGGCATCGGCTGGATTCGCGTCGACGGCGCCGCCGCCGCCGACGAGGCGATCCTCAGCCTGTGGGTTCAGCACGCGCGCCGGCGTCCAGCGTGA
- a CDS encoding VOC family protein, with the protein MSDVIPFLWFDDDAESAIRFYTALIPGSEVVSIATYPDEVPGMGGKVMHAHFRLAGRDYYAMDAGPQFPFTEAISLFLSCADQEEVDRYWYALTADGGQEQPCAWLKDRWGVSWQIVPDRLVELIRDTDPDRSHRAVQAMLGMTRIDIAALEAAADGS; encoded by the coding sequence ATGAGCGACGTGATCCCGTTCCTGTGGTTCGATGACGACGCCGAATCGGCGATCCGGTTCTACACCGCCCTGATCCCCGGGTCCGAGGTCGTGTCCATCGCGACGTACCCGGACGAGGTTCCGGGTATGGGCGGGAAGGTGATGCACGCGCACTTCCGCCTCGCCGGCCGCGATTACTACGCGATGGATGCCGGACCCCAGTTCCCCTTCACCGAGGCGATCTCGCTGTTCCTCTCCTGCGCGGACCAGGAGGAAGTGGACCGGTACTGGTACGCGTTGACCGCCGACGGCGGCCAGGAGCAACCGTGCGCGTGGCTGAAGGATCGATGGGGTGTGTCGTGGCAGATCGTGCCGGACCGGCTGGTCGAACTCATCCGCGACACTGATCCGGACCGGTCGCACCGCGCGGTGCAGGCGATGCTGGGGATGACCAGGATCGACATCGCCGCCCTCGAGGCGGCCGCCGACGGCTCGTGA
- a CDS encoding SRPBCC family protein, with amino-acid sequence MAEHRSSVEIAAAPERVFEYLITADGITAWMGDWAQVEPTPGGEFSVNIAGYGARGTFLEVDRPRRVIVSWGFEGSATLPPGSSTVSFELTATALGTRVEVVHTDLPEGEVAGHVDGWQHFVARLALVATGRNLPADDWTPSA; translated from the coding sequence ATGGCTGAGCATCGATCCAGCGTCGAGATCGCGGCAGCACCGGAGCGCGTCTTCGAGTATCTGATCACCGCGGATGGGATCACCGCGTGGATGGGCGATTGGGCGCAGGTGGAGCCGACCCCCGGCGGCGAGTTCTCGGTGAACATCGCCGGTTACGGCGCCCGCGGAACCTTCCTGGAGGTGGACAGGCCGCGGCGGGTCATCGTCTCGTGGGGATTCGAGGGCAGCGCGACACTGCCGCCGGGTTCATCCACCGTGTCGTTCGAGCTGACCGCCACCGCCCTGGGCACGCGGGTCGAGGTGGTGCACACCGACTTGCCCGAGGGTGAGGTCGCCGGGCACGTCGACGGGTGGCAGCACTTCGTCGCGCGACTGGCGTTGGTCGCCACCGGCCGGAATCTGCCGGCGGATGACTGGACGCCCTCAGCATGA
- a CDS encoding DUF1697 domain-containing protein, translated as MRCVALMRNVNQGQRGHPSTDAILAGFADAGCPDAVTFQSNGTILFDARSPETVVDAAAAAIAIRSGHERDMFWIAFQDVAAVVDRYAGVSEPRRFEFTAHRGGTIDLEDAQVVGEADRNRCELVDTGPRWALVRNRIAGEGHATPTLERITGHPATSRGLPSMVRLVLRFRSR; from the coding sequence ATGCGCTGCGTCGCCCTCATGCGGAACGTCAACCAAGGCCAGCGCGGCCACCCGTCCACCGACGCCATCCTGGCCGGCTTCGCCGACGCCGGGTGCCCCGACGCGGTGACGTTCCAGAGCAACGGGACGATCCTGTTCGATGCGCGATCCCCGGAAACGGTGGTGGACGCCGCTGCTGCGGCGATCGCCATCCGCTCGGGACATGAACGTGACATGTTCTGGATCGCCTTCCAGGACGTGGCGGCGGTCGTCGACAGGTACGCCGGAGTGAGCGAGCCACGGCGGTTCGAATTCACCGCGCACCGCGGTGGCACCATCGACCTCGAGGATGCGCAGGTCGTCGGTGAAGCAGACCGCAATCGCTGCGAACTCGTCGACACCGGTCCGCGCTGGGCGCTCGTGCGCAACAGGATCGCGGGCGAGGGACACGCCACCCCGACCCTGGAGCGCATCACCGGGCACCCGGCCACCTCGCGCGGGCTGCCGAGCATGGTGCGACTGGTGCTGCGGTTCCGTTCACGATGA
- a CDS encoding serine hydrolase domain-containing protein, whose translation MRATSPVYAAFAACAAIITVVAVTIAATPKTSDFSRTASIASQDAEALLAAHDGTSLSLALVAGDELAWSATFGAVDTRGTAPTAETLYGIGSVSKIVTTVAVMQLVDAGKVDLDAAVADYITDFRMEDPGYTRVTVRMLLNHSAGFPGTDYANGFTSAPFADYAEQMLAQLARSRLKSMPGSVAVYCNDCFTMAGLLVERVSGIPFTEYVQARVFEPLGMTASMYPTDPLEPGGFAPVIVDGEAQPPEYLNLYASGALFSTPHELARLAAVLLGDGTWRGRQVISPASIQQMGLDHMSGTLDPIASTAFRYGLGWDTVADPGLEAVGARGWGKGGDTVDYHAAFLLAPDSDVAVIITAAGRQVGSGMLSTLAQTVLRNAISEIHGAVLPPGASVDHDPPEARPTTGQLDAMVGSYAGSMLVRVGATPEDSLAVDAYAGGKWVPPDFYTLRSDGLFWSTTEPSRSLQTRSALGRTYLVLQLAEPQGTFLETTILGEKVSPHDALRATWTERAERSWVIVNERSDSLLWNGNPTLTMADPDGTGYLWVTHAQGSTPVDPRDSDDLASMFVQLPAVNGRDMNDLRILLREGEEWVQFGSATYRPVESIPPLEEGVVRISIGVDSAAQWRSVPAETRLSSTGDGSWRAYTADGDPIDVATGWGVLPAGSLVAVFGMAGETIRLSAERI comes from the coding sequence ATGAGGGCGACCTCGCCCGTGTACGCGGCATTCGCGGCCTGCGCCGCCATCATCACGGTGGTCGCGGTGACGATCGCAGCGACCCCGAAGACCTCGGACTTCTCGCGGACCGCCTCCATCGCGAGCCAGGACGCGGAAGCCCTGCTCGCCGCGCACGATGGGACATCCCTTTCCCTGGCGCTGGTCGCCGGCGACGAGCTCGCCTGGTCTGCCACCTTCGGCGCGGTCGACACGCGCGGCACAGCGCCGACCGCCGAGACGCTGTACGGCATCGGGTCGGTCAGCAAGATCGTCACGACGGTGGCGGTCATGCAGCTGGTCGACGCCGGGAAGGTGGACCTCGACGCGGCGGTCGCGGACTACATCACCGATTTCCGGATGGAGGACCCGGGCTACACACGGGTCACCGTGCGTATGCTGCTGAACCACTCCGCCGGGTTCCCCGGCACCGATTACGCCAACGGCTTCACGTCCGCCCCGTTCGCCGACTACGCCGAGCAGATGCTCGCGCAGCTCGCTCGTTCCCGGCTCAAGAGCATGCCGGGATCGGTCGCGGTGTACTGCAACGACTGCTTCACCATGGCCGGTCTCCTGGTCGAACGGGTCAGCGGCATCCCGTTCACCGAATACGTCCAGGCCCGAGTGTTCGAGCCGCTCGGCATGACCGCGTCGATGTACCCCACGGATCCGCTGGAGCCCGGCGGGTTCGCACCGGTGATCGTCGACGGCGAGGCCCAGCCTCCGGAATACCTCAACCTCTACGCGTCCGGCGCCCTGTTCTCGACACCGCACGAGCTGGCACGGCTGGCGGCGGTGCTGCTCGGCGACGGCACGTGGCGTGGCCGGCAGGTGATCTCCCCCGCTTCGATCCAGCAGATGGGTCTGGACCACATGTCCGGCACGCTGGACCCTATCGCCTCGACGGCCTTCCGGTACGGTCTGGGCTGGGACACGGTGGCCGATCCCGGGCTGGAGGCAGTCGGTGCACGCGGCTGGGGCAAAGGCGGCGACACGGTGGATTACCACGCGGCGTTCCTGCTTGCTCCGGATTCCGACGTCGCGGTGATCATCACGGCCGCGGGCCGGCAGGTCGGTTCGGGGATGCTGAGCACTCTGGCGCAGACCGTCCTGCGCAACGCGATCAGCGAAATCCATGGCGCTGTGCTGCCGCCGGGTGCATCCGTCGACCACGACCCGCCGGAGGCACGCCCTACGACCGGTCAGCTGGACGCGATGGTCGGTTCCTACGCCGGGTCGATGCTGGTGCGCGTGGGAGCCACGCCGGAGGACTCGCTCGCCGTGGATGCGTACGCCGGCGGAAAATGGGTGCCGCCGGATTTCTACACGCTGCGCAGCGACGGCCTCTTCTGGAGCACGACCGAGCCGTCACGATCGTTGCAGACCCGTTCCGCCTTGGGACGGACCTACCTGGTGCTTCAGCTTGCCGAACCGCAGGGGACCTTTCTGGAGACCACCATCCTCGGCGAGAAGGTGTCACCGCACGACGCGCTCCGCGCCACCTGGACGGAACGGGCGGAGCGGAGCTGGGTCATCGTCAACGAGCGCTCCGACTCGCTGCTCTGGAACGGCAACCCGACCCTGACCATGGCGGATCCGGATGGCACCGGCTATCTGTGGGTCACCCATGCCCAGGGATCGACGCCCGTCGATCCGCGAGACAGCGACGATCTCGCGTCGATGTTCGTGCAGCTGCCCGCGGTGAACGGGCGCGACATGAACGACCTGCGCATACTGTTGCGCGAGGGCGAGGAGTGGGTGCAGTTCGGCTCGGCGACGTATCGCCCCGTCGAGAGCATCCCACCCCTGGAGGAAGGCGTGGTGCGGATATCGATCGGCGTCGATTCCGCCGCGCAATGGCGTTCCGTCCCCGCCGAGACGCGGCTGAGTTCGACCGGCGACGGCAGCTGGCGCGCGTACACCGCGGACGGTGATCCGATCGATGTGGCGACCGGCTGGGGAGTGCTGCCCGCCGGATCGCTCGTCGCCGTGTTCGGGATGGCCGGAGAGACCATCAGGCTCAGTGCTGAACGGATCTGA
- a CDS encoding PQQ-dependent sugar dehydrogenase has protein sequence MKRSRRTAAIGCLLCALVAASGCAPAVPPNAVPTRAASPQATPSPSATAAPSTTVVQGRWQPAGAPTTLATGLVAPWSVVALDTGGALVSERDSGTVRELTPRGGLRTAGVVPGVVSGGESGLHGLAVWEDESSGERWLYAYHGAAEDNRVVRMPLLGDPGELGLGEAQTVLAGIRRTGTHNGGRIAFGPDGLLYVSTGDAQDPDAAQDPDALGGKILRLTPEGAPAPDNPFGTAVWTLGHRNVQGLAWSADGQLWASEFGQNAWDELNRIVAGANYGWPVVEGEAGDARFTDPVVVWTPGDASPSGIAAVGDTVFVAGLRGERLWVVNATPPDGAAPPTVGLAGQGRLRDVIAAPDGGLWILTNNTDGRGAPRADDDLLISVPLAPAP, from the coding sequence GTGAAGCGCTCGCGCCGCACCGCGGCCATCGGGTGCCTGCTGTGCGCTCTGGTCGCGGCATCCGGCTGTGCCCCCGCCGTGCCGCCGAACGCCGTGCCCACGCGTGCCGCCTCGCCGCAGGCGACCCCCTCGCCGTCTGCGACCGCTGCGCCGTCGACGACCGTCGTGCAGGGTCGATGGCAGCCGGCCGGAGCACCGACCACTCTGGCCACCGGCCTGGTCGCGCCCTGGTCGGTCGTGGCTCTCGATACGGGCGGAGCGCTCGTCTCCGAGCGCGACAGCGGCACCGTGCGGGAGCTGACACCGCGGGGTGGGCTGCGAACGGCAGGAGTCGTGCCCGGTGTGGTCTCGGGCGGGGAGTCCGGGCTTCATGGCCTGGCCGTGTGGGAGGACGAGAGCTCGGGGGAACGCTGGCTCTACGCGTATCACGGTGCGGCGGAGGACAATCGGGTCGTGCGGATGCCGCTGCTCGGCGATCCCGGCGAGCTGGGTCTCGGCGAGGCGCAGACCGTGCTTGCCGGCATCCGACGCACCGGCACGCACAACGGCGGTCGCATCGCCTTCGGGCCGGACGGTCTGCTGTACGTGAGCACCGGTGACGCGCAGGATCCGGATGCCGCGCAGGATCCGGACGCGCTGGGCGGGAAGATCCTGCGGCTGACGCCGGAGGGAGCCCCCGCCCCGGACAACCCCTTCGGCACTGCGGTGTGGACCCTGGGACACCGCAATGTCCAAGGGCTGGCCTGGAGCGCGGACGGCCAGCTGTGGGCCAGCGAGTTCGGTCAGAACGCGTGGGACGAACTGAACCGCATCGTCGCGGGGGCCAACTACGGCTGGCCGGTCGTGGAGGGGGAGGCCGGCGATGCCAGGTTCACCGACCCTGTCGTGGTGTGGACGCCCGGCGACGCCAGTCCCAGCGGTATCGCCGCCGTCGGCGACACGGTGTTCGTCGCGGGTCTGCGCGGCGAACGCCTGTGGGTGGTGAATGCGACGCCGCCCGACGGGGCCGCGCCGCCGACCGTCGGGTTGGCGGGTCAGGGCCGGTTGCGGGATGTCATCGCCGCCCCCGACGGCGGCCTGTGGATCCTCACCAACAACACCGACGGCCGTGGGGCGCCGCGTGCGGACGATGACCTCCTGATCAGCGTGCCGCTCGCCCCCGCGCCGTGA
- a CDS encoding metalloregulator ArsR/SmtB family transcription factor, translating into MEPAALDKAFRALADEHRRAILALVRDGRRPVGEIAAELGLSQQTVSHHLKVLSRAGLVAGTRSGTRHMFAVRVEGLAVGKAFFDDFWPERLTRLKRAVESSAEGLDG; encoded by the coding sequence ATGGAACCGGCAGCCCTCGACAAGGCGTTTCGCGCCCTCGCAGATGAACACCGCCGGGCGATCCTCGCGTTGGTGCGCGACGGTCGGCGGCCGGTCGGGGAGATCGCCGCCGAGCTGGGGCTGTCGCAGCAGACCGTGTCGCATCACCTGAAGGTGCTCAGCCGGGCCGGGCTGGTCGCTGGCACCCGATCCGGCACCCGGCACATGTTCGCCGTGCGTGTGGAGGGCCTCGCGGTCGGCAAGGCGTTCTTCGATGACTTCTGGCCGGAGCGCCTCACACGCCTCAAGCGCGCGGTCGAGAGCAGCGCGGAGGGGCTCGATGGCTGA
- a CDS encoding ABC transporter ATP-binding protein: MRTPTADRTTPAIETSGLHKRYGTRTAVQSLDLTIPAGSVFGLIGPNGAGKTTTLRMLLDIIRPTAGIARVLGSDPRRGGPALRRRIGFVPGDLRLEGRVTGRRLLEFYAEVSGPVAAGAIEEFADRLGAELNRPVHTLSKGNKQKLGLVQAFMHRPELLVLDEPTSGLDPLVQREFLQMLREARAAGQTVLLSSHVLSEIQQAADAVAVLSGGRVVASGDVASLRLAAVRRLRVGLVDAEPARIEQELAELSQVGEVHVISGPDGSVRVTATVAGDINPVVGMLARHRIADLAVEEPDLEESVLRLYGAHTTGAPDA; encoded by the coding sequence GTGCGCACACCCACTGCTGATCGGACCACCCCTGCGATCGAGACCTCGGGCCTGCACAAACGGTACGGAACCCGTACTGCTGTGCAGTCCCTCGACCTGACGATCCCCGCGGGCAGCGTGTTCGGGCTGATCGGCCCGAACGGAGCGGGCAAGACGACGACGCTGCGGATGCTGCTGGACATCATCCGCCCGACGGCGGGGATCGCCCGCGTGCTCGGCTCCGACCCGCGACGAGGCGGACCTGCGCTGCGACGACGGATCGGCTTCGTCCCTGGAGACCTCCGGCTCGAGGGACGCGTCACGGGCAGACGCCTGCTCGAGTTCTACGCCGAGGTGTCGGGTCCGGTCGCTGCCGGTGCGATCGAGGAGTTCGCCGATCGACTCGGCGCCGAGCTGAATCGGCCGGTGCACACCCTCTCGAAGGGCAACAAGCAGAAGCTCGGGCTCGTTCAGGCTTTCATGCACCGGCCGGAGCTGCTGGTCCTGGACGAGCCGACCAGCGGTCTGGATCCACTGGTCCAGCGCGAGTTTCTGCAGATGCTGCGAGAAGCGCGTGCCGCCGGCCAGACGGTACTGCTCAGCTCGCACGTGCTCAGCGAGATTCAGCAAGCCGCGGATGCCGTCGCCGTCCTCAGCGGCGGGCGGGTGGTGGCAAGCGGCGATGTGGCGTCACTGCGCCTCGCGGCGGTGCGCCGCCTCCGGGTCGGACTGGTCGACGCCGAGCCCGCCAGGATCGAGCAGGAACTGGCCGAGCTCAGCCAGGTCGGGGAGGTCCACGTCATCTCCGGTCCGGATGGGTCCGTCCGGGTGACCGCCACGGTGGCCGGCGACATCAATCCCGTGGTCGGGATGCTGGCCCGCCATCGCATCGCGGATCTCGCCGTCGAAGAGCCCGACCTGGAGGAATCCGTCCTGCGCCTCTACGGAGCGCACACCACGGGAGCACCCGATGCGTGA
- a CDS encoding saccharopine dehydrogenase NADP-binding domain-containing protein: MGTNDREHDIVLLGATGFVGRFTAEHLARSAPEGARIAVAGRSSARLLSLTRELGVNWPTIEVDTADDAGVTRLAASTSVIATTVGPYLRYGERVVSASARAGTSYADLAGESIFVARSIRDNHDAAQQSGAKIVHSCGFDSIPSDLGLGLGHAAAGGVPIIAATLRVRSLRGGISGGTIDSLRQQMKEVRTDAAARRIVGDPYALTPGPSVRLPGRDPRVWGRERGVWQAPFIMGAYNQQIVQRSNHLTGWSYGQLMRYREVVSTGRGLPGFVRAAGIGLGTAGFVAGVAFRPSRAILDRVLPAPGAGPGATAIARGRFALDIDIYPVEGDPVRTRVAAPYDPGYGGTGVMLGESALSLALDDLPDRSGVLTPMVAMGEALADRLRRHGFTLDAGARAEPTG; encoded by the coding sequence ATGGGCACGAACGACCGCGAACATGACATCGTCCTGCTCGGCGCCACGGGCTTCGTCGGGCGGTTCACCGCCGAGCATCTGGCCCGATCCGCGCCCGAGGGCGCGCGCATCGCCGTCGCGGGACGATCGAGCGCACGGCTGCTGAGCCTCACGCGTGAGCTCGGCGTGAACTGGCCGACGATCGAGGTGGACACCGCGGACGACGCGGGTGTCACCCGCCTCGCCGCCTCGACGTCCGTGATCGCGACGACGGTCGGGCCGTATCTGCGCTACGGCGAGCGCGTCGTCTCCGCCTCCGCACGGGCCGGCACGTCGTACGCCGACCTGGCCGGGGAGAGCATCTTCGTCGCGCGCAGCATCCGCGACAATCACGACGCCGCCCAGCAGAGCGGAGCGAAGATCGTCCACTCGTGCGGCTTCGACTCGATCCCGTCCGATCTCGGCCTCGGTCTGGGCCATGCGGCCGCCGGCGGCGTGCCGATCATCGCGGCGACGCTGCGCGTGCGATCGCTGCGCGGCGGGATCAGCGGCGGAACCATCGACTCGCTGCGCCAGCAGATGAAGGAGGTCAGAACGGATGCCGCGGCCCGCCGCATCGTCGGGGATCCGTATGCACTCACACCCGGTCCCTCCGTTCGTCTGCCCGGCCGTGACCCGCGTGTGTGGGGCAGAGAGCGCGGGGTGTGGCAGGCGCCGTTCATCATGGGCGCCTACAACCAGCAGATCGTCCAGCGCAGCAACCACCTGACGGGCTGGAGCTACGGTCAGCTCATGCGGTACCGCGAGGTCGTGAGCACAGGACGCGGGCTGCCCGGCTTCGTGCGCGCCGCGGGAATCGGCCTGGGGACGGCGGGTTTCGTCGCCGGCGTGGCGTTTCGGCCGAGCCGGGCGATCCTGGACCGTGTTCTGCCCGCGCCGGGGGCCGGCCCCGGGGCGACGGCGATCGCCCGCGGCCGCTTCGCCCTCGACATCGACATCTACCCCGTCGAAGGCGACCCCGTCCGCACGCGCGTGGCGGCGCCGTACGATCCCGGCTACGGGGGCACCGGTGTGATGCTCGGTGAGTCGGCGCTCAGCCTCGCACTCGATGACCTGCCCGACCGCTCCGGGGTTCTGACGCCGATGGTGGCGATGGGAGAGGCGCTCGCCGATCGATTGCGCCGGCACGGGTTCACGCTGGACGCCGGCGCGCGTGCTGAACCCACAGGCTGA
- a CDS encoding ABC transporter permease subunit: MRELALLRRTLRESWRGLLGWTAGVAAALALYLPLFPSIGGNGQLQQVIESLPPELVAALGYDQIGTGAGYTQSTFYGLIGFLLLSIAAIAWGAGAVAGAEESGRLELDLAHGIARRSYALQSALAMLLRLLWLSAAAGAIVALLDAPATLGLDGANIVGATVALWGLTALCGAVALLAGALSGRRLWAIGAGAGVAVLGYVLTAVANQLPEAEWLRSFSPYSWAYHQSPLADGADPVGLTALWAATAVLIAACAGALQRRDVTG; encoded by the coding sequence ATGCGTGAGCTGGCCCTGCTGCGGCGGACCCTGCGGGAGTCATGGCGCGGGCTGCTGGGCTGGACCGCAGGCGTCGCGGCGGCGCTGGCGCTGTACCTCCCGCTGTTTCCGAGTATCGGCGGCAATGGCCAGCTGCAGCAGGTCATCGAAAGCCTGCCGCCAGAACTGGTCGCCGCGCTCGGATACGACCAGATCGGAACGGGCGCGGGATACACCCAATCGACGTTCTACGGGCTCATCGGATTCCTGCTGCTGAGCATCGCCGCCATCGCGTGGGGCGCCGGCGCGGTCGCGGGTGCGGAGGAATCGGGCCGTCTCGAGCTGGATCTCGCCCATGGCATCGCGCGGCGATCCTATGCACTCCAGTCCGCGCTGGCGATGCTGCTGCGCCTCCTCTGGCTCAGCGCAGCGGCCGGCGCGATCGTCGCGCTTCTCGACGCGCCGGCCACCCTCGGACTGGATGGGGCGAACATCGTCGGAGCCACCGTCGCGCTGTGGGGACTGACCGCGCTGTGCGGCGCAGTGGCGCTCCTGGCAGGCGCCCTCAGCGGCAGACGACTGTGGGCGATCGGGGCGGGAGCCGGGGTCGCGGTCCTCGGGTACGTCCTGACCGCGGTCGCCAACCAGCTGCCGGAAGCGGAGTGGCTGCGCTCCTTCTCACCGTACTCGTGGGCATACCACCAGTCCCCGCTCGCCGACGGCGCCGATCCGGTCGGGCTGACCGCGCTGTGGGCTGCGACCGCTGTCCTGATCGCTGCCTGTGCCGGGGCGCTGCAGCGCCGCGACGTCACGGGCTGA